The segment CTGGGCCAGTATGAAATGAGCGTGATGCTGGCTCAGGAGGCGATCCCTGCTGTCCAGCAGCTCCAGAGTGCCGTCAATTTGGCCCGGTTGAAGTGCCTCACTGACCAGTTGGCGGCTTCGCCATTTGGGAGTGCGCCCGAGGTGGCACGGCTGCGCGCGCTGCTGGCGGGTCCCAGGCGGGGGAAGCCTGGCCCCCAGTCAGTTTGAAGAAGAGGATGCAGGAAGCCAGCAACGAAAGCAAGGCCCAGGCATCGCTTCAGCTTCTCCACTGCTGGCCGCCAGGCCCCGGAGAGCGGCAGCGGCGCGGTGGGTGCGGGCCGCTCCCGGGAGCGGGGGCCGGTAGCCGCTTGCTTGCTCCTTGCTGGGCGAGACGGGGCCACTTCTGTGTGTCGGAGATGCCTCCATTACAACATCACCATGCCCCTATTCAAAGCCCGTCAGCCGTGTGCATGTGAAGGAAGGGAGATGAGAGGCGATGCAGCAGGCAGCAGAGGGAGCAGCGCGGGAGGAGCGCGCGCGCGCTGCTTCCTGTCCGTGGTGGGTCCAGCAGGGCTATCCTCCTTTTGAGGAAGATGAGGCTGGCTGGCCCCACGCTGGTCAGGTGGTACGATACTTTCGTCAGCGCAAGCGGCGGCCTGACGGCAAGTGTTGGACACAGGCCGATCTGGCGCGGGCGCTGGGCATTTCAGAAAGGGCAGTACGAAACATGGAAGAACGCAAAGAAGGGCTCGACAGTATCAGCCGTCGGCGCTTTTTGGCGGAAACGCTGGCGATCCCGCCGGTGCTGCTTGGGCTGGCAGAGATGCCCGGTTCAGGCGGGGTCAGCGCCGCCTTGCGAGAACAAGTGGGGCCTGCTGTGATCACGCGCAGAGCCGTTGATCCAGAAGCCGCAGCGCAGCGACTGGAGGCTTTGTGGGACAGGCATTATACAGGTGATGCCTCTGCTGGGTGGTCAGAGATCCAAAGCATGATCAGCGCGCTCTACGAAGCGATTCCCTTTGCGCGGGCGCGGACTGATCGATCTCTCATCCGGCTGCTGGCAGGATATCATCTGCTCGGCGGTTACTTGGCTCGTGATCAACTGTTCATAGATCATTCTCTAGAACACCTGCACCGAGCTGCCCATTGGGCTGATGTGTTGCAAGATCCTGTTCTTCTTGGAGAGGCCTGCTATCGACAGGAGATTACCTTGCTTGATGCTGGTCGCTATGACGCGGCACTTGAACTGGCCGAGTCGCTTCAGGAACAGGGAGTGCTCACAAAACTGCCCGGGGAGCTTCGGCAAGCTCTGCTCCTCCAACAATGCCTGATCACTGCGTATGCGCACCGGCAGCAAAGGTTCCCTGCTGCAGCAGACAGAGGCCTGATCCGTGAGCTTGATCGTCTGGTGATCCAAGGGGAAGAACGCGCGATCTTGACAGATCCCTTCCACTTGCGGCTTGATCGGGGGCGACGAGAACAGATCCGGGCCGAGGCCCTTCTTGTGATCGGATGGCCGCGCGAAGCGCTGAGAGCGCTTCCTGCCACCCGCAAGGACGGGATGCCTCGCAGGACAGCGTACTCGGACCTGCTGGAAGCCCGGGCCTACGCCGACCTGAGCCAGTATGAGATGAGCGCGGAGCTAGCGCAGGAGGCAGTGAAGCAGATGGAGCAGCTTCATAGTCGCCTCAATCTTGCCAAGATTCGCCAGCTTGTAGATCAGTTGGCGGCTTCGCCATTTGGGAGTGCGCCCGAGGTGGCACGGCTGCGCGCGCTGCTGGCGGGTCCCAGGCGGGGGAAGCCTGGCCCCCAGTCAGTTTGAAGAAGAGGATGCAGGAAGCCAGCAACGCCGACGATGAGCGCGTGCGGGAAGAGCGCCTGCATGTCGAACGCCCAGATGCCGGTGCCGGTCCCCACATCCAGGATGGTGCGGGTCCCTGGGGCAAGCGGGGCCAGGTAATGGTTGCTCAGGGTCCTCGCCAACGCGTGATGCTGGTAGTTGAGTCGCTGGTCTTCCAGCGGGTCCTTGGGCAAGAGATAGGGCACGTCTTCCAGAGAGCGGCGTTGGGGAGCCGGGTGCGCTCTGCCAGCTTCGGGGGAGGTGTCGGGGGCGGCTGGCGTCGGCGAAGCAGGCGCCAAGCGCGCGCGGTGGCGACCAAACAACGTGCGTACAAGGGCCCCCTCAGTGCTCCTTTCTTTCTCCCCTCCTCATCCTGTCATACAGCTGAGCATGCTCATGAGGATCAGCACCAGAACCGGAACCAGGATGAGAAGCATGCGCCTTCGAAGGGTCTCGGGTGACCCCCGAGAGGCAGAGAATCCGTCGCCGGCTGGCGAGCAGCGGCAAAGCGAGGTCTGTCTGCACTCCCCGGCAGGGCAGGCAAGGAGACAGGGGCGACGCCTGCCAGCCGGTCCCTGTCGGTCCAATCACCATCCGAAGGCACTGGTTCTACTGCTGTCCTTTCAGCGCAAGAGCTCCTGAACCCTTTCCTCTCTCTGCACGTTGCTCCCTGGCCACTTCCCCACTGGTTTGCTCCTGGGAACGTCCTGATAGGGAACGCACGCGAGGCAGATGTGGATCGAAAGGACTGGACGGGCGGGGCAGGGAACGGTTATACTGAAGAGGAAGCATCGACTCGGTCCAGAGGAGGAGATGCTCGTGGACTGGAGTGGATACCAGGCAGAGCAGTTACTCATCTGGCCCTGGATGGCCTCTCCCAGATGGTGCAGCGTGTCTGCCCACTGGGGGAGCGGGGTAGCGCGAGGCCAGGGAATTGTTTGCTGCAGGGCAGGGAGTGGCTGCGTGGTTCAGAAGGGAAGGAGAGCCAATGGCGCCTGATCTGGCTGATCAGCTGGCAGTGTTCGCCATTCACACCCCAGAAGGGGGCATCCTCCTGGATCTGCGCCGGGGACGTTATCTGGGACTCACGCCTCGCGGCTGGCAGCTCTGGGAAGCCCTCCAGGCTGGCGCGGGAGACCAGGAACTGGTCGCCGTGCTCCGGCGGCAAGGGATGACGGAGGAAGCTGCCAGAGCAGAGGTCCGCCGATTTCTCCAGCGAGTGGCCAGTCATGGTCTGATCGAGGCGGAGCCATCGCGTTCCTGGCGGCGGGCCCGCTCTCGCCTGCTCTGGGTGCTGCGCTTTGGTGCGCTGCTCGGGGATCCGCTGGACGCCTGGCTGACCCTGTGGGGCATCCGAAGGGCGCTCTGTCGTGCGGATGGCTTGCTGCTCGTCGTCGCCGAGGGACAGGCCTTGCCAGGAGCCGCTTCAGACCAGCTGAGGGGAGCCGCTCGCCCGCGGATCAGCCGTCTGTGTCGCTGGATGCGGTGGGCCAGCCTGATGCAGAGGCGCCCGCCCACCTGCCTGGAGCAAAGCCTTGCACTCTGGTGGGTGCTCCGCAAGCGAGGGATCGCTGCCCACGTCGTGCTGGGTGTCTCGACGGCTCCCTTCACGGCCCATGCCTGGGTGGAGGGGCCTGATGGTCCCCTCTTCTGGAAGGCGGGGCTCGGATGGCTGGCTCACCGGGCCATGCTTGGCGCGCTGCAGCCGATCTTTCACAGTGGACGGGACCAGCTGCAGTCGAGGAAGGAGGAGGGCCTCTGAGTGGATTCTGTCTCTGGGTGTCTCTGGCGCCGGATCTTCCCCAGGTGGAGACCCCCATTGAACCCACCCGCTGGCTGCAGATTGGGAGCCTGGTGCGCCAGCGCGGAGATCAGCTCTTCTCGTGGCAGTGCCAGGGCTGCTGGTGCTGGCAGGCGCTTGAACAAGAAGCCTGCCCGCGATCCTGGGAGTCCTGTACCTCGCCCTGGGTCGCGGCCGACGGTCGTCTGTATTACCGCCCCGCCCTACTGGAGGCGCTCCGGCCCCACGGGGCTGTTCCCGCGACGCTCTCAGATCTGGAATGCCTGGCACAGAGTTACCGCTGCTGGGGACTGGAGTGCCTTCGCCGACTCGAGGGGGATTATGCCTGTGTGTGGTGGGATGAAGCACGCCGGCGAGGGCTGGCAGCACGCAGCCCGTTTGGGTTGCGCCCGCTCTTCTATCAGGTCTGTGGGCAAGCGCTCATCCTGGCCTCTGATCCGGCCTGGCTCTTTCTCGCCACCAATGGCCCCCGTGATCTTGATGCTGACTGGGTCTGCTGGTATCTGGCGACCGGGCACTTTCGCAGCGCCTCGCCCTGGCGAACGGTGCACGAGGTTCCCCCAGGGGGCTGGATTTGCTGGCAGGAGGGCCAGCTCCAGACCGGCCTCTTCTGGTCTCCTCGCCCGGCGCGATCCACCCCACCGCGCACTCTGGAGGAAGCCGGGAGGCAGGTGCTCCCGGTCCTGCGGGAGGCAGTACGCCAGCGGGTCGAGGGACAGCAGACGGTGCTGGTGGATCTGAGCGGTGGGCTGGATTCCTCCAGCTGTGCGGCGCTGGCCACAGAGGAGCTGTCTCCGGCCCGTGTGATGGGCGTCCATTTTTCCTGTCAGCGTGTGCCCGAGGCCGATGAACGTGCCTTTGCCAGACGGGTGGCGCGGGAGCTGGGCCTCCCGCTGCGCATCTGGACCGAGGAGGAGGCGCCTCTCCTGCAGGAAGCCAGCCAGTTTGCCCGGCTGGCCCCGGTGCCCTTGACGGCGGTGCTCTTTTTCGGCAGCTGGTATCGGTGTCTGGGCCAGCTGGCACGGAGCCGACGGGTTCGGATGTACCTGCGTGGGACTTTTGGGGATGCGCTCTGGGACCCGGCGTGGAGGACCATCCTGCGAGCATGCTGGCAAGAGCACGCCTTTGGGATCGTGTGGCAGAATCTGTGGCTCTGGCATCGGCAGGGTATGTCATGGGGCCAGATCGTGCTGACCCGCGGCTCTCCGCTCTGGCGGTCCACGGAGTCCCCCTGGCATCGACGTCCCCTGGCTCCCTGGCTGCGACCAGGGGTGTGGCAGCGAGTGCTGGAGGTGGAGGAGGCGGAGCGCCAGCGTTGGCGACAGCGGGGGCCAGTCCAGGTGTGGGAATGGCTTCGCGGGATCGACCGGTTTGCCGAGACCGCAGCGTTAGCAGCAGCCCGTCCGCTGGTGGAGGCCGGGCTCACGAGCACCGATCCCTACACCGATCCGCGGGTGCTTGAGCAGGTGCTGGCGATCCCGCTGGCGCTGCTGGTTCCCCACGGCTTGCCTCCCAAGGGACTGCTCCGGGAGGCGATGCGAGGACACGTGCCCGAGCCAGTTCGCTTGCGAGCGACCAAAGGGCGGATCGCTCGGGCTATCTTTCGCGCGCTGTGGGAGCGGCGAGCCTGGCTGCAAGACGAGCTGCGTGCAGGATTAGCGGAGCTGGCTCCCTATGTGGATGGTGACAGCTTGCGAGCGCACCTGGACCGGCTCCCGTTCGTGACGGTGGCTCAACCGCTCGTGCTGAGCAGCCTGGCGCTCGCACTCTGGGTGCGACAGGGGGGAGGAGCAGGAAGGGGGCAAGAACCTGTGACGGGGCTGCCAGCAGCTCCCGTGGTGCTTCGCGGTCGGGGCAGGCAGGCGGAAGCGGGCAGTTCTGGACAGCTCATCCAGTGGATGGAGTGAAGAGCACATGATTGCTCCAAAGGAGGATCTGATGAGATTTCTGTGGCTTCAACCGGCTCCCTTTCCCCCACCTAAGCAAGGGGGGGAAGGAGGAGCAGCAGCATTGGCGGCAGACCCGCTGCTGGTCGAGATTGGATCGGTGGTGCAGCTCACGCGCGGCAAGGGTGACGATGACTATGATGCCCCAGCTGCGGGCTACTTCGATGTACCGGACCAGCCTCCAGAGCCAGACGGGGATGATGAAGGGGAGGAGCGACCGGCCCCAGACGAGGAGGACGAGGACGATGACTGAAGGAGTCATTGCAGACCAGGATCAACCTGGGAGGGCGTTCCATGACTGAGCGATATGTGCTGCAGTTTCGTGACGTCTCGGAAGCCGAACTGCTCAGCGAGGCGGAGGCGCTCGATCCGACACCCTACCGCCCGTTTCTGGCTCCCTGGGAGCATGAAAGTCCCTACCGGGCCTTCGAGGTGGTCCGGGCCAGACTCACGCGGGTGATCAGAGGGAGTGCCGGCCAGCCGCTCAACCGCAAGCCCTTCGTGATCGAGACACCGCGCGGGCAGGCGCTGCTGTGGCGGGCGATCCCCGGCAAGGTGGAAGTCGTGCTCTGTCAACAGCAGTCCGGGGGGCAATGGGTCTTGCAAGCGGATCAGGTGGTGACCCTGTCAGAAGAGGAATGGCGTCACTGCCAGATTCGGCTGGACCGGATCGTCGTGAACCCGCCTTCTTGGCTCTAGATCGGGAAGGAGGAGGAGCAGGGATGAGGGCCAGGCCTGACTGGCTCTGACGGAATCCGGTCAACAACCCCTGGCTTGAAGCCAGGGGCTTGCCCGTAGCCTCGGCCTCGTCGGCCCGGGCTGCAGGGCCGCTTCGACGGCTGCCCACCGCCCCGCAGGAACGGAGCATCCAGCTGCAGTGTGCGCAGCAGACGCCTGGAGCGGGGAACAGAGTGGACCGGACCGGTCCGGTCTGCCAGTGGCGCTCAGCTCAACTGCTTTCAAGGGGTGCTTTCCCGGTGGGTGGCTTCGCAGGTGACCGTCATCGGCGCTCGCCTGTTTGCCGTCGCCATGACTGCGCCCGAGGATTCCCCAGCCCGGCTCGATTTCCGGCTCGACTCTGGAGCCTTGCGTTACCAAGTCCATCAGCTGCCTGCTGCGCAAGAAGCGGCCTGTCTGGCCCTTGTTGGGACGCTCCGGCTCCAGTGTGCCGCCATCGATCTGGTGCTGACCCCCGAGGGTGAGGATGTGTTTCTAGAACTGAACCCCAACGGCCAGTGGGGCTGGCTGGAAGACGCCACGGGCCTGCCCCTGGCGGCCTCGCTGGCCGCCTTGCTGGCAGGCCAGGCCGAGCGGTGCCCCTGGCCAGGCCAGCCGCCAGCGCCGGCTCAGAACCAGGAGGAACCTCGATGACCGAGACGACCGGAGCCGCCGGCTGGCGCTCCTGGGCTGAGCGGCTGGCAGCGGCAGTCCAGGCGCAGCCCTTCCCAGTAGCCCCAGCGGTGCTGGAAGCGCTGAGGCAGGTTCCCCGTCATCGGCTGGTGCCCCTGCTCTGGGACCATGAAGCGGGCAGCCGGATCTGGCAGCCAGTACGACCAGCGGAGGGAGACGAGCGCGCCTGGTATGAACGGGTCTATCAAGATCGACCGCTGGTGACGCGCGTCGACGCCCAGGGGCGGACGCTCTCGTCCAGCTCGCAGCCCTCGCTGGTGGCGCGCATGCTGACGGAGCTGGCGGTGGAGCCGGGCCAGCGCGTGCTGGAGATTGGCACGGGTTCGGGCTATCAAACGGCCCTGCTGTGCCGGCTGACAGGAGCAGCCCACCTGGTGACCAGCCTGGAGATCGAGCCGGAGACCCTGCGGCAGACCGCCTCGGCGCTGCAGGCGCTCGGGCTGGAACCGCACCTGCGGCAGGCCGATGGACGGGCCGGCTGTCCAGCGCATGCCCCCTATGACCGCATCATCGTGACCGCCAGCAGCGAGGGCGTGTCTCGGGCCTGGCTCGAGCAGCTGGCCCCTGGGGGAAGGCTGGTCGCCGTGCTGCAGCCAGGGCAGGCGCCGCTGGGCGGCGTGCTGGTCGCCCAGCGGGAGCAGGGAGGCCTCCGGCTGCAGGGGAGGCTGCGTTTTCCCGCAGCTTTCATGCCGTTGCGCCGGGAGTCGGGCTACGCAGACTGCTCGCCGCGCCCGGCTGGGAAGGGCTGGCCACGCTGGGCACAGTTTCAGGGGGAGCTGGAGTGGCCGGTCACGCCCCAGGAACTGCAGCAGGACCCGTGGCGACTGTTCTGGTTGTATGCGCGGCTGCCAGGCGTGCAGTGCTGGCAGGAGCAGCGGCAGGGACGCCGCTGGCTGGTCTGGTGGCTGGCGGAGCAGCCGCGGGGGCTGGTCTGTGGGAGCCGGGCGGGCGCGGGCAGCGATCAGGAGGCGGCAGTCGAGATCGAGTTGCGAGGGGTGCCGGAGGAGGCGGCGGCGACCTGGCAGCGGCTGCAGGAAGCCTGGGCGCTGTGGCGACGGTGGCAGCCGGGGCTGGAGCAGTATCGGCTGGAGGCAGATGCGCGGGGGCAGCGCCTGTGGGCCGAGACCGCAGGCGGCTGGCTGATCGCCCGGGCGACCTCCTGGGCGGAAGAGGAAAAGAAGGCCGGGCAGGCAACGCCGGTGCGCCTGAGTGGCATTTGAGGCACCGAGAGTGGTGGACAGGTCCAGATCGAGATTGGGCGCTCGGCTCCCGATGGTGGTGAGCGAGAAAGGAGGCCCATCGGTAGGCAGCAGTCGAAGGCGCCGCTGCTGGAGATACGCGGGCTAAGCGTGCGCTTGAACGGCGGACGGCGGCATTGGTATCGAATGGCGGCGGTGTAGAATGTCGGGCTGACTCTGGACCGGGTGCGTTGGGCCTTGTAGGCCAATTGGGACGAGCTGTATGCCAGCAGTGAGGAGGTAGATGTTCAGGAGCCGCTGTTCTTTCTGCTCTGTCTGGCGTCAGAGCGACCCTATCATCCGAGGCCACAGGCTGCTAGCTGGCTCCATCTGCATCTCGGGCATGAGCGCCGCCATCTCCTCCACGCCGCTCTGGAAGGGGTAGCCTTTGGAAGGCGTCTGGCCCTGGAGGCGCTCTCTGAGAGAAAGGAAGGTGACCAGCTTCTCGCCGCCGATGGAGGGAGCTTGCACTCTAGCTGGCAGCAGATGCTGGCGGATATCCTGAGACGGGAACTTTGGACTGTCGCTGAGAAGGACACGGCGGTGCGAGGGGCTGCACTCCTGGTCGGACTCGCTGCAGGTGATTGAAAGGATGCCACTGCGCTGGAAGCGCAGCGCCCACCGGTTCTGTCTGTGGCGGCTCCTGGTGCTCGTCGAGCTGTCTATCAAGAGCGCTACCAGCGCTCTCGCGAGCTGTTGCTCTCACCCACGGCTGCCCTGCAGGAGGAGCGCGAGGCAGGCGGTACAAGGCTCCGTGAAAGCGAGGGAAGGGTTGGCCAGTTGGAGCCAGGGTGATTTCGCGCTGGCGAGCAGATAACCAGGCAACCTGCCCACTCAGTACTATGCTCATCTCAAGTTGCCTCGCGGCTGTCCACCAGGAGCCACTCGGGCTGAGGACATCCCCAGCGCAAACGTCGCAGGAAGCGGCGTATGGAGAAAGAGGCCATAGCCGTATGAAATAGATCTGCTGTGTGACTCAGCCATCGGCGACCACAGGGTCAGTGAGCAGACAATCGAGAAAAGGCCCCAAGAGGTCGGCATGGTTGAGCTGATAGCAGCACTTCTTGCCAGAAGGGGCCGGGCTTGAGGGGGTGCTGACCGCTGGGCCTTCCTCCTCGGGCAGCTCTGAGGCTAGCTCAAGCATGCATCTGGCTCCGGGAGGCCAATGCTGGGGTGCGCTCCTGCAAAATCGATCAAGCAGCCGTTGGCGGTGAATCAGGCCGCTGATGATGACAACCCCGCGTCGCTTTAACAGTCTGGCTGTGATCAAGGCACCTTGTGCATAGGGAAAGGCGCCGTCGGAGATGATGAGCAAGACCTTGCGGTGCTGCTGATAGCATGGCTCAAGGAAACGACGGGCTGCCCAGTCCAACGCCTCCTGAAAAGGAGTAGCGCCGAAGAGGACGCCTGCGGTGCAGAGTTGCTCTTCAAACTCAGCAGGAACCAAGGTGCTCAGACTCTTAAGCGGACGGATGACCTCGCGGCTGCTAGCCAGCCGAATCCAACGCTGAAGGTTGTTCCTGGCCTCGCACTGGAACTGACGAAGGAAGAGCGACAGAACGGTCTCCTCAATGAGCGGTCGCAAGATATCCCAACCATGTTTCTGGAGAAAGCGCCTAGTCAGGCTCTCAACAGTGCGTCGATCGAGGCGAGCCGAGATCAGACGCCGCTGGGCCATCAGCTTGCCAAGCAACAGCGTCAGAACCATTGTCACGTGCTGCTCGACCTCTCTTTGGAGGTCGGCATAGATGCGCCTGGCCAGGGTCAGAGCCTGTTCCTCATCCAAATCATCAACGATCTCTTCCAGAGTGAAGCCCAGGACGAAGGATTGCAGTGCTGTGACAACATATGTCTTGGCGAAACGTTCCAGGTGCCTTTCAATAATGTGGACATAGTGATCCCGATAACGCTTGAAATGTCTGTTGGCCTGGTTGAAGACCGAATCTGCGTATTCCCTGGCAGCGTGGCGTGAGATCTCGCGAATCCTGACGGCTCGCTGTTCTAGCTGCTCCTGGAACAAAGCTGCGAGTCGAGGGAAGCAATCGAGACGGGCGAAGCGGGCCAACAAGCTGCGCTGAAGGCGGCGTGTGGCTGACTCGTGCAGGGCCTGTTCAATGTAGTCCACCAGTTCACCAAAGGCATTGGCCACAATGGCCGTCTGCTCGAAGACCGTGCCGGCGCACTGTTGCCATTTCCGATGGAGGAGCTGCTGGAAGCGCTCCAGATCAGCTTGGCGCGGCACGATCTCACTCAATGCCAGCAGATCGCAGACCAAATCGAGCAGGCCCATACTGGCACAGGGCTGCTCCTGCTGGGGCGGGTTGGCCTCCTCTGTCTCCAGGTCGTAAATGGGAGTGACGTGGCATCGGAAGCCGAACCCCAGACAGAAGACGTCGATCGCTGGTAAGCTGTCCTGCTGCCCATGGTGGCGAAAAGACTCCACGGCCCTGTTGAGGGCCTGCAGCAGGACCCTGGCGCGCGGCAGAGGCCGGCCATCAGTACTATGCCACTGCTGGCGCATTGAGGCGGAGACATCAACCAGGATGCCTAGCAGCAAAGGAGGGCGAGCACTCGCACGTGGCGAAGAAGTCAAAGGTGTGGCGTCCGTCGTGGACATCGTTAACTCACCATCCTTTGGGAAAGGCCCTGGCGGCCTCCGAATCTTCTAACAGGCTCAAAACGACACGCACAAATTCTTTGAGCACCGTTGTATGATTCACCTGAACAAAGAGACGCGCCTGCGGATAAATCGTCCAGCCGTGCCTGAGCAGGTGACGCCATACCTCTGACTGCTCGGGTAAAGAAGAAGCCAGCTCGAACATAACCGCGGCCTCTGGTCCCCAAGAGGGTGCGATAGTATTGCGAAGCTGGCGAGGGTCGCTCAGATCCTGGGGGCTGATCAGGCACGAGATAATCGTGACTCCCATCCGCTGCAGCTGTTGGGCCAGAGGTAAAGGGTCCTGCTGGGCGAATTTGCCATCGGAAATGAGCAGCAGTAAGGTCCGAGTGGGAGGAGTCGAGCGTTGTTGCAGCTCTACCTGAAACCGCCGGATCAGTTCCTCAAACAGCTCTCTGGAAGGCGTCGCCCCAAAGACCAGCTCTTTGAGGACCGTCAAATCAATGCGCCAACGCTCAGGCACATCAATGAGATCTAGCGCCTCATCTAAGGAAAGTGTTGTGTCCCCAAGTGCCTCTGCCCTGGCCAGAATCGTCGACCGTCTGGCTCTGATCAAGTCCTTGATCGCTCTGTATTCGCCAAGCTGATTGATCACCCGTTGGCTTTTGCTGAGCAGGTCACCCAGGTCGAGACTCTTCAGCAAGGCGCTCGTCTCAGCATAACCGCTAAGCTGGCGCCTCCAGCTCTGTTTTTTGGCCGCCGTGGCATCCTCGATCTCGGCCTGGGGAAGCTGTTCCCGAATGGCCCTCAGCAGGCTGAAAAGGTCACACACGGGCACCGAGCGCAAGCCAAAGCCATAGGCGAAGAGATCAATGGAGGAGTCCAGGGAGCGGGCACGGCTCTCCCGCAGGCTGTTTCTGGCTTCGACCAGCAGCTCGCGCCAGGCTAGCTCAACGCTCTGGAGGCGGTTCAGCTCCTTCTCACCTTCAGAACGGATGCTGGCTTGCATCGAGCCAGAGAGATCAAAGGCACAGCCAATGAGGTAGCGGCCAGGCCGGATATAGGGACGCTCACGTCGGGCGCTGATCTCCTGCCAGCTCTCTTCAGGCTGCTCGTCGTTTATGGGGGCCACACACTGGCCATGCTTGAGCAGGTGCGGCAGAGTTGTTTCACGTGGCCTGGTCAGAGCAATAGCAGTACAGCCCTGCTCGTAAGCTTCCTCATAGGACTTTCCTGCCCCTAATGCATCATAGAAGCCGCGGGCGAACTCGATAGCAGCCTCGTCGGAGATCTCCTGGTCCATGGCGATTGTGAAAGGGACTGAGGTCAACGTCTCTCCCTGGGCCAGGGAATGGCAGATGTTGAGTACGACACAGTCCAGGGCTGGATGCCCTTGGAAAAGTCGCGCCAGGCCAGCCGGAGGAACAAGGTGACAACCGTGGCGCTCATCTGCAAGAAAAATTCCCTCTCGTCTCCCATGACCAGCCAGGTGCACAATCTGATACGACCCTTCTATCAACGCCCGCTGTAGATCAGCTGTCGTGGCTGCCTGACGCGATACAAGCTTGATGCGCTCTCTACAGATGCTGCGCTCAATCGCTTGTCTGATCTGGCGCTCTTCTCTATCAAGTTCAAGGCGCCGTTCGGGCAGGGGATTGGCAAAGATCAGAAGAACCTTGATCTGTTTAGCACGCACCATCGCTCCCGTCCTTTCACGAATGAAAGGCTAACCAAGGCAGAACGCTGCTACTCTCTTAGAATAACACAACTAATGATAAATATCAATGTGAAAATTTGATTGATTTTTAGTAAAAAGCCAAAAGCACTGGTCGCTTCTGCCAGACGGCGAACGGTAGCAAGGCTGGTAGCATCAAGCTCAGGGGGGAGGTTGCACATCGCTTCCATCACCAGGCGAAGCACGCTGGCATTATGCTGCCCTATGGTCTCACAAGATCAGGCACCTGCAGTACTGCCTGGAAACCTGACGGCTCTCACTGTAGGCTTGTGCTCCATGAGAAGAGGCTGCCGGTCTGGGCTGGAGCTAGCACCCTCCGATAACCAGGAGTACCAAGGGCTGAATCCAGGCAAGAGGTGCCGGCTTGCTGTTTCCGGGATAGTGCCGTTCGTGAGGCTGGGTCTTTGCGGCTGGGGCCAGATGCCGGCGAGCCAGCAGAGGCCAGTATACCGTATCCTCGCTGACCGGGGTCTTGCTCGGGAGTAAAGTCCTCTCTTTCTGACCACAGGGTAGGCTCGCTCGCGACAGAGACGATGCTGTTGGGTGAAGGTGGTGGTGAGGGCATCCTCCCAAAGTGAGCAGTGGCGGACGGA is part of the Thermogemmatispora onikobensis genome and harbors:
- a CDS encoding CHAT domain-containing protein, whose protein sequence is MVRAKQIKVLLIFANPLPERRLELDREERQIRQAIERSICRERIKLVSRQAATTADLQRALIEGSYQIVHLAGHGRREGIFLADERHGCHLVPPAGLARLFQGHPALDCVVLNICHSLAQGETLTSVPFTIAMDQEISDEAAIEFARGFYDALGAGKSYEEAYEQGCTAIALTRPRETTLPHLLKHGQCVAPINDEQPEESWQEISARRERPYIRPGRYLIGCAFDLSGSMQASIRSEGEKELNRLQSVELAWRELLVEARNSLRESRARSLDSSIDLFAYGFGLRSVPVCDLFSLLRAIREQLPQAEIEDATAAKKQSWRRQLSGYAETSALLKSLDLGDLLSKSQRVINQLGEYRAIKDLIRARRSTILARAEALGDTTLSLDEALDLIDVPERWRIDLTVLKELVFGATPSRELFEELIRRFQVELQQRSTPPTRTLLLLISDGKFAQQDPLPLAQQLQRMGVTIISCLISPQDLSDPRQLRNTIAPSWGPEAAVMFELASSLPEQSEVWRHLLRHGWTIYPQARLFVQVNHTTVLKEFVRVVLSLLEDSEAARAFPKGW